In Triticum urartu cultivar G1812 chromosome 6, Tu2.1, whole genome shotgun sequence, the following proteins share a genomic window:
- the LOC125512487 gene encoding uncharacterized protein LOC125512487, with product MAPLHKFGLAQETFTLKVMLNAYGASAASTRSAALAAMDRRETLNYERVGSSGVPGEHEDDVCVAGREGDHCRRDDVEVLHEHTHTHQDRVPEVLGHRPLGDVHGALIRTHGTLQRHSRGRGGFCDFHARPIQSARHHAHNKIMGDRVFAKALCR from the exons ATGGCGCCGCTGCATAAATTCGGCCTCGCCCAGGAGACCTTCACACTCAAAGTCATGCTCAACGCCTACGGCGCTTCGGCTGCCTCGACGAGATCGGCAGCCCTCGCTGCCATGGACCGCCGAGAGACATTGAACTATGAACGTGTAGGGTCAAGTGGGGTACCTGGAGAGCATGAAGACGATGTTTGTGTCGCCGGAAGGGAGGGGGATCACTGTCGACGTGATGACGTGGAGGTCCTGCatgagcacacacacacacaccaggaCAGAGTACCGGAGGTGCTTGGACATCGACCTCTAGGTGACGTCCACG GTGCTCTCATAAGAACCCATGGTACACTGCAGAGGCATTCCAGGGGACGAGGAGGATTTTGCGATTTCCATGCTAGGCCTATCCAATCAGCTCGTCACCACGCTCACAACAAGATCATGGGCGATAGGGTGTTCGCCAAAGCTTTGTGCCGCTAG